ACTAAAATATAGCAAAAGGAAGGAAGTTTTCAGATGAAGAAAAGACAAAAAAAGAAGGTAGAAAAGAGGAACAAAGTCAATGAGCAAAGGGTTACAGTTACAAGAGCGTTTATAAAAAATAAGGTTGACATTGAATTGGTAGATGCAGGTTTGACACTCTTCCACTCGATAAATAATGCAAAAGATAGGGTTAATAACAATGAAAGCTATAAGAACAAAAAGTTTCTGTTGAATAAAAAACCTCGTTTTGCATTAATTCAAATCATCAATGAGGATCCAAAGTTGTGGGAAACGTGGAAAACCCAACAAATCAAATTTAAAGATAGTGGATACAACGAAGACTATAAGCCAACTTTGCACCGTATAGACAGAACAGGAGATTATGAAATTGGTAATCTTGCAATGTTATCGGATGAAGATCACAAACAAGAAAATGCTGTGCAGACAGCTTTAGTGACCTTTGGGGACGATGGATTGGGCTTTCATATGGTCAGCACTATCAAAGAAATGAGCGAATTCACGGGTGCAACATACGGCAAGCTAAAGAGTGTCGAAAATCAAGCAATCGAATTAGCTAATGGCCAAATGGCTATGTACGCAAGAGTTGAACAACGTCCCGCCCGTCCCAAAGAAGAAATGGAAGCACAGGATAAGGCGTGGTATGCCCGTTTAAAAGCCAGTATTGAACGCATAAACCAAAGGGAAAATCCTTCAATTAAAGAAATAAAACTACTGAAAGCTATGCAAAACGATGTTACTCAAATGGAGCGCATGAAATTCCACTTGTTGTGATTCCCAATTAAACATCCTATAGGTAGGACATGTCATACAAAACCTATCTATAGGATCTATACGATACATCCGACTGCTGAATTATAAGGGACACTAAAATTATATTTATTATCTAATAATAGGTTTAATAATCCTTATTCTATATGGCTTTGTAGACTACTTATTAACTTAGAATTTTTATATAACCTATCACAAATCAAATCAGAAAAAGAAAGGAATGATAATTATATCCAAAGTTAAACATCCGATAATTAAACCGTTACCAATTTTAAATATTGACTATGAAACAGGTATCGACACCTGTTATCTAATGTGTAAATTGTCTCCCAAAGATAAAGAATTCATATATGAACGCTACTATAACGTATATCAGCGAACAGCAGGTTACAGACATTCTCTATTCTTGAATGACATTGGATTTACCATGCATCTATCACCAATTGATCCAAAGTTTCATTGTCATTTCAACGCTACTTTAAAGATACATCGACTCTTTTTTACATCAGCTATCCCCATTGAGATTATAGAAATCCTTAATCATATCGACTGGCGTATCATCCGTTTAGATATTTTTTATGATTTCAAAACAAGGGTACTCGATTCCCTGCTTTTTAAGCATCATAAAACTCTTTTTGACAGTGGAAAGCTATACGAAAATGAAACTTTTTACGTCGGTAATTACAATTCAAAACGTAGAGGGCATATACTCGCACACTATGACCGCCAAATCAAAGAACAAAAAAGGGATACTGGAATCGTCCATCAGTTCCCGAATCGTATGGAAACTAGGTTCAAATTTACCTTGAAAGAAATGCCCATCCATAACATTCAGCATGGCGTCATATTAAAACAGATGAAACGCTACTTATTTATCTCGGACATTGAGCAACTAAACACCGACAAATGGCGTAGGAATCGTATCCGCAAGCTACAATATAACTTTGGATTATTCAGCACATACCCTGAAAAAGAACAGAAAAAGATACGGGAATTACTCAAACTGGAACGTGAGCCACTGGAAGTTATGTATGCTGCCAATGCTCATGAACTATTTAATTTCATGGATTACGACAAAAAGGCGGCATCATCTGCAAATGGATTAGTCCCACCAGTAGATTTATTAGAGTTGGAAACGTTCGAGGAATTCGATTACGAGGAATTTAATGAGAAAGAAGGCGGTACAATGGACAAGCAACAGCAAAACTTACTGACCAAGATAGCTAACATTCTGCAAGATCCATTACAAACCCCTCTAATCGACTTTGAAGAGTTGTGCGGTACTTACAGCCGCAAGAAAGTTAATGCGCTTAACGACCAGTTAGACATCTTGAGAGATGAAAAATATATTAACTTCAGCAGGGAAGAATACGGATTTAGAATCGAATTACTACCAACGGCCATCTAATTAACGTCACCAATAACATGATTGAGTGTCGACGACCAATCATGTTATTGGTGAGCGTACTGCTATCAAAGGGTACGTTTTCTTATATATCCAACTAAAATTAATTATTCGACACCCGAAATAGATGATATAGCACACTAAAATACTTGATCCTGTTATGTATCGAGTCGATTACGGATAGAGGCATATGTAAACGAAATGATAGGCCGCAACCCTACAAAAATAGTCGTTTAACACGTGCCGACCGTTATGAATCATAGGGTATCGCAATATATGTGAATGTCGCTAAAAGCCCTAAAATTGGATATTGACTCGAAACGTTTCGAGATCAACTACGAACGTTCTGATAATTCAGTTATACGGAGTAATAAATATGATATTCTACTAAGTAAGACTTTATATATATTTACAAATACAGGGAGGAATAGGTGATTAATTGTGAATCGTTCTTCAATAAATGATAATAGTCTATTAAAATCACTTCAAGAAGAAATCAAGCAAAAAAGAAGAATAGCCTACGATCAAATAGAAAATCAATTTATACAAAATAAGTCCAGTATAGATAAAATAGCTAGGAGTGCAGATTGTTCGTTGGATCAAGCATTTCTTTTTTGTCTGTTTCATCATATAGGTGTAGAAAAATTAGAAGAAGGTAATTTTAGTTTAGTGTTAATGAAATACCTAATGGATAAAAAAATGATGGAATTTTCAAGTATTCATGAAGTAGAAAGCTTTATCAATAAAAACTATATGTTTTTTGGAAACGTAGATAGCTTCGAATCAATGCAAGAAAACTTCAATTATAATGAAACTTTGCGTTCTTTAAGCGAGGGAAATGTATCAATATTTAATAATGTTTATTTATTCAATAGTTTAACTATAGATGATTTTGAAAATATCTTAAACAATAAAGAACCTAATCCCATACATGAAATTCTAGTTGATTTTAGGTTTGATCTTCACCAAATTAGCTTTTTTTATAACTCTACCATGGTTTTGAGAATCAATGTGAGGAATGAAAACTGTAAGAATTTAATAATTGAAAGGATTAGTGAGTTTGATGCAGTTTCAAATGAAAATAGACTTAATGATTACCGCCTTTTGGAAACTGAAATCAACAATTTAGAAGATTGGATAACCGAGCTATTCAACAACTTTGTTCGTGAAATACCAAGAGAATATTTTTGGGATTTCAATGCACATCGAATAATAGAGTATCTTATTCTTGATAAGGCTTATTTGAATGAACTTTTATTTAATGTTCCTCTTGAGGCTTACAAGTTTGGAATGAACTATTTAATTAACGATCAACCAGAAGGGGTTATAAAATATTTAGTTGGAATTATTGATAAGTTTAAAAAGATTTTGACTCATAAGATGGATATTGCTACTCACTTAATGCCGGCATTTATATGGATGATACTAAGAAAACAAGTCGTAAAATATTTTGCAAATGAGTGGGAAGAACGATTTGGCGCATATTTCAAAGCTGTAGATAAAGATTACATGGATTATATTAAAGTCTATTGTGAAATCCAAGAAATAAATACCCTTGACGAAGAAAACATTGGTTTATTGACATACTATCTAATTAATAAAGAACTATTACCAGAAGTAGAATTGAATAAACTTAATATTTATCATAAGTATTATATATTTGTAGAAAAAGAAGTTCAATTAATGAATGAAATAATTGAATATGAAAAATTCGAAAAAAAGTTAATGCAGAAACCTAGTGTTGAAAAAATGGATTTTAATGATGTAGACCTTTTTACAGGATACGAGTTTGAAGCATTTGTTGAAAAGTTGTTTACCAAAATGGGGTATTTATCCGAAAGGACTAAAGGTTCTGGGGATCAAGGAATCGATGTTTTGGCAGAAAAGGATGGAAGGAAGTTTGGGATACAAACGAAATGTTATGGTTCAAAAGTAAATAATTCAGCTGTGCAGGAAACTGTTGCAGGCATAGCTTATTACAATTGCGACAGGGGCATAGTTATTACCAATAATTATTTCACAAAATCAGCAGTAGATTTAGCTGCTAAAAACGACATAATTCTATGGGATAGAAACATGCTGCGGGAGAAATTTAATGAATATATGTGAGGAAGGCAACGGCTATTAATTTTCAATGGCAGGAAGAATAATCAGATAAGAGTCTAGTCAATCCTATTACCGTTAGAGTACAGTCAAACGGTAATGAAAACGACCGTCTAGGAATGGCTCTATATCAACGTCCTGTAATTACCGTTTGACCGTTACCGTATTAGATGGTATAATAAGGGCAACAAAACAAACGGGGGTAATGACAATGACAATCAAAGGATACATTCGTGTGAGTTCAGAATCACAAAATATTGCTAGGCAAGAAAAATCACTTAAAGAAGCAGGTTGTACAGAGTTTTACACTGAAAAAATAAGTGGTGCAACAACAGAACGCCCACAACTTCAATTAATGCTATCAGAATTACAAGAAGGCGATACGGTAATCATCCATGAATTAAGTCGCCTGTCGCGCTCCACTAAAGACTTAATTGGAATCGTTGAAGTTATCCAAGAAAAAAAGGCATATTTAAAATCAATAACAGATAAATGGCTAGATCTATCAGAGGACAATCCTACGGGTGAGTTTATCTTTACGATGTTTTCAGCACTAGCACAGTTTGAGCGGAAGATGGGGAAGCAACGACAAAAAGAGGGCATTGCAATTGCCAAAGAAAAAGGTAAATTCAAGGGTCGCAAAACGCATCTAGTAGAAGGCGGTAAAGAGGAAGCAAGAATGAATGCCATCGTTGAAGCGTACAAAGCAGGCACATCAATCAAAGACATACGGGTAACGTTTAAAGTCGGTACTGGAACAATATACCGCCTATTGGAACGTGAAGGATTGAGAGGGTAGCCCATCAGCTACCTGTCTTTGCTTCAATGATTCATAACAAATGAGGAGGAAATGAAATGACATTGATTGAATTCAACCAACGATATGAGGAGATCCTGTTCTCTTCTGATAGCAACGATGCAAAATCATTGAGATATGCAGAACTAATGACAGAACTAGAAAAAACATTCCACATTCCGATGTTAAAAAATGAAGATTGGGAACAAAAAAACAGGAAAGTCATTGCGTTATACCGGAAAATTTCATTAAGTAGACAACTTTAAGTTCACAAGTAAAAGCGACATTTTACAAGGATACCGACAGCCGTAAACGTAGGAAAAAGGCGGGATAACGGCTACTCCTATATTTGGCCAAAGTCATCATCCATCATCAATAGCAGTAACGGGGCGGTAACTGCCGAACAT
The sequence above is a segment of the Sporosarcina sp. ANT_H38 genome. Coding sequences within it:
- a CDS encoding restriction endonuclease — its product is MNRSSINDNSLLKSLQEEIKQKRRIAYDQIENQFIQNKSSIDKIARSADCSLDQAFLFCLFHHIGVEKLEEGNFSLVLMKYLMDKKMMEFSSIHEVESFINKNYMFFGNVDSFESMQENFNYNETLRSLSEGNVSIFNNVYLFNSLTIDDFENILNNKEPNPIHEILVDFRFDLHQISFFYNSTMVLRINVRNENCKNLIIERISEFDAVSNENRLNDYRLLETEINNLEDWITELFNNFVREIPREYFWDFNAHRIIEYLILDKAYLNELLFNVPLEAYKFGMNYLINDQPEGVIKYLVGIIDKFKKILTHKMDIATHLMPAFIWMILRKQVVKYFANEWEERFGAYFKAVDKDYMDYIKVYCEIQEINTLDEENIGLLTYYLINKELLPEVELNKLNIYHKYYIFVEKEVQLMNEIIEYEKFEKKLMQKPSVEKMDFNDVDLFTGYEFEAFVEKLFTKMGYLSERTKGSGDQGIDVLAEKDGRKFGIQTKCYGSKVNNSAVQETVAGIAYYNCDRGIVITNNYFTKSAVDLAAKNDIILWDRNMLREKFNEYM
- a CDS encoding recombinase family protein, with amino-acid sequence MTIKGYIRVSSESQNIARQEKSLKEAGCTEFYTEKISGATTERPQLQLMLSELQEGDTVIIHELSRLSRSTKDLIGIVEVIQEKKAYLKSITDKWLDLSEDNPTGEFIFTMFSALAQFERKMGKQRQKEGIAIAKEKGKFKGRKTHLVEGGKEEARMNAIVEAYKAGTSIKDIRVTFKVGTGTIYRLLEREGLRG